From a single Serratia surfactantfaciens genomic region:
- the prfA gene encoding peptide chain release factor 1, whose product MKPSIVAKLEALQERHEEVQALLGDAGVIADQDRFRALSREYAQLTDVSRCFLEWRQVQEDLETAEMMLDDPEMREMAQEELKQARATSEELEQQLQVLLLPKDPDDERSCFLEVRAGTGGDEAAIFAGDLFRMYSRYAESRRWRVEVMSANEGEHGGFKEVIAKVSGDGVYGQLKFESGGHRVQRVPETESQGRIHTSACTVAVMPEVPEAELPDINPGDLKIDTFRSSGAGGQHVNTTDSAIRITHLPTGIVVECQDERSQHKNKAKAMSVLGARIRAAEMAKRQQAEASTRRNLLGSGDRSDRNRTYNFPQGRVTDHRINLTLYRLDEVMEGKLDMLIQPIVQEYQADQLAALSAEQE is encoded by the coding sequence ATGAAGCCTTCTATTGTTGCCAAACTGGAAGCGTTACAAGAGCGCCATGAAGAAGTGCAGGCGCTGCTCGGCGATGCCGGCGTTATCGCCGACCAAGACCGGTTCCGCGCGCTGTCGCGAGAATACGCGCAGCTGACCGACGTCAGCCGCTGCTTCCTGGAATGGCGTCAGGTGCAGGAGGATCTGGAGACGGCGGAAATGATGCTGGACGATCCGGAAATGCGCGAGATGGCGCAGGAAGAGCTGAAACAGGCGCGGGCGACCAGCGAAGAGCTGGAACAACAGCTGCAGGTGTTGCTGCTGCCGAAAGATCCGGACGATGAGCGCAGCTGCTTCCTCGAAGTGCGTGCCGGCACCGGCGGCGATGAGGCGGCGATCTTCGCCGGCGATCTGTTCCGCATGTACAGCCGCTACGCCGAAAGCCGCCGCTGGCGCGTCGAGGTGATGAGCGCCAACGAAGGCGAGCACGGCGGCTTCAAGGAAGTGATCGCCAAAGTTTCCGGCGACGGCGTGTACGGCCAGCTGAAGTTTGAATCCGGCGGCCACCGCGTGCAGCGCGTGCCGGAAACCGAATCCCAGGGGCGCATCCACACCTCCGCCTGCACCGTGGCGGTGATGCCGGAAGTGCCGGAGGCCGAATTGCCGGACATCAACCCGGGCGATCTGAAAATCGACACCTTCCGCTCCTCCGGCGCCGGCGGCCAGCACGTTAACACCACCGATTCGGCGATCCGCATCACCCACCTGCCGACCGGCATCGTGGTGGAGTGCCAGGACGAGCGTTCTCAGCACAAAAACAAAGCCAAGGCGATGTCGGTGCTGGGCGCGCGCATTCGCGCCGCCGAGATGGCCAAGCGCCAGCAGGCCGAGGCGTCCACGCGCCGCAACCTGCTGGGCAGCGGCGATCGCTCCGATCGCAACCGCACCTATAACTTCCCGCAGGGGCGGGTGACCGACCACCGCATCAACCTGACGCTCTACCGTCTGGACGAGGTGATGGAAGGCAAACTGGACATGCTGATCCAGCCGATCGTGCAGGAGTATCAGGCCGATCAGCTGGCGGCGCTGTCCGCCGAGCAAGAGTGA
- the kdsA gene encoding 3-deoxy-8-phosphooctulonate synthase: MKQKVVSIGDIDVANDLPFVLFGGMNVLESRDLAMSICEHYVTVTQKLGIPYVFKASFDKANRSSIHSYRGPGLEEGMKIFEELKKTFGVKIITDVHEAAQAQPVSEVVDVIQLPAFLARQTDLVEAMAKTGAVINVKKPQFVSPGQMGNIVDKFKEGGNDQVILCDRGSNFGYDNLVVDMLGINVMKNVTGGHPVIFDVTHALQTRDPFGAASGGRRAQVAELARAGMAVGLAGLFLEAHPDPNNAKCDGPSALPLDKLEPFLAQMKAIDDLVKSFPELDTSN; encoded by the coding sequence ATGAAACAGAAAGTGGTTAGCATTGGCGACATCGACGTAGCAAACGACCTGCCGTTTGTGCTGTTTGGCGGTATGAACGTGCTGGAATCGCGCGATCTGGCGATGAGCATCTGCGAGCACTACGTCACCGTGACGCAAAAACTGGGCATTCCTTACGTATTCAAAGCCTCTTTCGACAAGGCCAACCGTTCTTCCATTCACTCGTACCGCGGTCCGGGCCTGGAAGAAGGGATGAAGATCTTCGAAGAACTGAAAAAAACCTTCGGCGTGAAAATCATCACCGACGTGCACGAAGCGGCGCAGGCGCAGCCGGTTTCCGAGGTGGTTGACGTGATCCAGCTGCCGGCCTTCCTGGCGCGTCAGACCGATCTGGTGGAAGCGATGGCGAAAACCGGCGCGGTGATCAACGTCAAGAAGCCGCAGTTCGTCAGCCCGGGGCAGATGGGCAATATCGTCGACAAGTTCAAAGAAGGCGGCAACGATCAGGTGATCCTGTGCGATCGCGGCAGCAACTTTGGCTATGACAACCTGGTGGTCGACATGCTCGGCATCAACGTGATGAAGAACGTGACAGGCGGCCATCCGGTGATCTTCGACGTGACCCACGCATTGCAGACTCGCGATCCGTTCGGCGCCGCGTCCGGCGGCCGTCGTGCTCAGGTGGCCGAGCTGGCGCGCGCCGGTATGGCGGTCGGCCTGGCAGGGCTGTTCCTCGAAGCGCACCCGGATCCGAACAACGCCAAGTGCGACGGCCCGTCCGCGCTGCCGTTGGACAAGCTGGAACCGTTCCTGGCGCAGATGAAAGCCATCGACGACCTGGTGAAGAGCTTCCCGGAGCTGGATACCAGCAACTAA
- the lolB gene encoding lipoprotein insertase outer membrane protein LolB, whose amino-acid sequence MPIRKVSLLRLIPLASLVLAACTTTKPSGPATSPTSPQWRAHEQAVQQLSTYQTRGSFAYLSDQKKVYARFFWQQFSPERYRLLLTNPLGSTEMDLNVQKNVVQLTDNQGKRYVSDNPDEMIRKLTGMAIPLNNLRQWMLGLPGEANDFALDDQYRLSKLTYQQGGQTWKVDYQGYSTEVQPTLPNRLELQQGDQRIKLKMDNWTLK is encoded by the coding sequence ATGCCAATACGCAAAGTTAGTTTGCTCCGTCTGATCCCGCTGGCCAGCCTGGTGTTGGCCGCCTGTACCACCACCAAGCCGAGCGGCCCGGCCACCAGCCCGACCTCACCGCAGTGGCGCGCCCATGAGCAGGCGGTGCAGCAGCTCAGCACCTATCAGACCCGCGGCTCCTTCGCCTACTTGTCTGATCAGAAAAAAGTCTACGCCCGCTTCTTCTGGCAGCAGTTCTCGCCGGAGCGCTACCGCCTGTTGCTGACCAACCCGCTGGGCAGCACGGAAATGGATCTCAACGTGCAGAAAAACGTGGTGCAGCTGACCGATAACCAGGGTAAACGCTACGTCAGCGATAACCCGGACGAGATGATCCGCAAGCTGACCGGCATGGCGATCCCGCTGAACAACCTGCGCCAATGGATGCTCGGTCTGCCGGGCGAAGCCAACGATTTTGCGCTGGATGACCAATATCGTCTGAGCAAGCTGACCTACCAGCAGGGCGGCCAGACGTGGAAAGTGGATTACCAGGGCTACAGCACCGAGGTGCAGCCGACGCTGCCGAACCGCCTGGAGCTGCAGCAGGGCGACCAGCGCATCAAGCTGAAAATGGATAACTGGACGCTCAAATGA
- the hemA gene encoding glutamyl-tRNA reductase, with protein MTLLALGINHKTAPVSLRERVTFSPESIDEALTSLLQQPLVQGGVVLSTCNRTELYLSVEQQEHMHEQLVAWLCAYHNLRPEEVKKSLYWHQGNDAVSHLMRVASGLDSLVLGEPQILGQVKKAFAESQRGQSLSGELERLFQKSFSVAKRVRTETEIGASAVSVAFAACTLARQIFESLADLNVLLVGAGETIELVARHLREHKVRHMIIANRTRERAQLLADEVGAEVITLPEIDERLADADIIISSTASPLPIIGKGMVERALKARRNQPMLLVDIAVPRDIEPEVGKLANAYLYSVDDLHAIIQSNLAQRKAAAVQAESIVQQESTNFMAWLRSQGAVETIRDYRSQADQIRAEMEAKALAAIAQGANVEQVIHELAHKLTNRLIHAPTKSLQQAAGDGDVERLQLLRDSLGLDQH; from the coding sequence ATGACCCTGCTGGCGTTAGGTATAAATCACAAAACTGCTCCGGTTTCTCTGCGTGAAAGGGTGACCTTCTCGCCAGAGTCCATCGATGAGGCGCTGACCAGCTTGCTCCAACAACCGTTGGTGCAGGGCGGCGTCGTGTTGTCCACCTGCAACCGCACCGAGCTGTATCTCAGCGTGGAGCAGCAGGAACACATGCACGAGCAACTGGTCGCCTGGCTGTGCGCCTACCACAACCTGCGCCCGGAAGAGGTGAAGAAAAGCCTGTACTGGCATCAGGGCAACGACGCGGTTAGCCATCTGATGCGGGTGGCCAGCGGGTTGGACTCGCTGGTGCTGGGCGAACCGCAGATCCTCGGCCAGGTGAAAAAGGCCTTCGCCGAGTCGCAACGCGGCCAGTCGCTGTCCGGCGAGCTGGAGCGCCTGTTCCAGAAATCCTTCTCCGTCGCCAAGCGCGTGCGCACCGAAACCGAAATCGGCGCCAGCGCAGTTTCCGTTGCTTTCGCCGCCTGTACGCTGGCGCGGCAGATTTTCGAATCGCTGGCCGATCTCAACGTCTTGCTGGTGGGCGCCGGTGAAACCATCGAGCTGGTGGCGCGCCACCTGCGCGAACACAAAGTGCGGCACATGATCATCGCCAACCGCACCCGCGAGCGCGCGCAGCTGCTGGCGGACGAAGTTGGCGCGGAAGTGATCACCTTGCCGGAGATCGACGAACGCCTGGCGGACGCCGACATCATTATCAGTTCCACCGCCAGCCCGCTGCCGATCATCGGCAAGGGGATGGTGGAGCGGGCGCTGAAAGCGCGCCGCAACCAGCCGATGCTGCTGGTGGATATCGCCGTACCGCGCGATATCGAACCGGAAGTCGGCAAGCTGGCCAACGCTTATCTGTACAGCGTGGACGATCTGCACGCCATCATTCAAAGCAACCTGGCGCAGCGCAAAGCGGCGGCGGTGCAGGCGGAGTCGATCGTGCAGCAGGAAAGCACCAACTTTATGGCCTGGCTGCGTTCGCAGGGTGCGGTGGAAACCATTCGCGACTACCGCTCGCAGGCCGACCAGATCCGCGCAGAAATGGAGGCCAAAGCGCTGGCCGCCATCGCGCAGGGTGCCAACGTGGAGCAGGTTATTCACGAGCTGGCCCATAAACTGACCAACCGCCTTATTCATGCCCCCACCAAATCCCTCCAGCAGGCCGCCGGCGACGGCGACGTGGAGCGGTTGCAGTTATTACGCGACAGCCTCGGGCTGGATCAGCATTAG
- the ispE gene encoding 4-(cytidine 5'-diphospho)-2-C-methyl-D-erythritol kinase, protein MIRQWPSPAKLNLFLYITGRREDGYHLLQTLFQFLDYGDTLTIDPRQDDRINLLTPVDGVPDEQNLIVRAARLLQRYCDERGLQTAARGADISIDKRLPMGGGLGGGSSNAATVLVALNELWRCGLGDDQLAELGLNLGADVPVFVRGHAAFAEGIGERLQPAEPQEKWYLVAHPGVGIPTPVIFGDAELKRDTPVRSLNELLQAPYANDCEPIARKRFREVEQLLSWLLEYAPSRLTGTGACVFAEFDTEIAARQVLNQAPEWLRGFVARGVNVSPLHRIRSGRFES, encoded by the coding sequence ATGATCCGCCAGTGGCCCTCCCCCGCGAAGCTCAACCTGTTTCTGTACATCACCGGCCGTCGTGAAGACGGCTATCACCTGCTGCAGACGTTGTTCCAGTTTTTGGATTACGGCGACACCCTGACCATTGACCCGCGCCAGGACGATCGCATTAACCTGCTGACGCCGGTCGACGGCGTGCCGGACGAGCAGAACCTGATCGTGCGCGCCGCCCGCCTGCTGCAGCGCTATTGCGATGAGCGCGGCCTGCAGACCGCAGCGCGCGGCGCCGACATCAGCATCGACAAGCGTCTGCCGATGGGCGGCGGTTTGGGCGGCGGCTCCTCCAACGCCGCCACCGTGCTGGTGGCGCTCAACGAACTGTGGCGCTGCGGCCTTGGCGACGACCAACTGGCAGAGTTGGGGCTCAACCTCGGCGCCGACGTGCCGGTGTTCGTGCGCGGCCACGCCGCTTTCGCCGAAGGCATCGGCGAGCGCCTGCAGCCGGCCGAACCGCAGGAAAAATGGTATCTGGTGGCGCACCCTGGCGTCGGCATCCCGACGCCGGTTATCTTCGGCGACGCCGAATTGAAAAGGGATACCCCGGTTCGCTCCTTAAATGAGCTGTTGCAGGCGCCGTACGCAAATGATTGCGAACCGATCGCAAGAAAACGTTTTCGCGAGGTTGAACAGCTTCTTTCATGGCTGTTAGAATACGCCCCGTCACGTCTGACTGGCACAGGTGCTTGTGTGTTTGCTGAATTCGACACAGAAATCGCCGCCCGTCAGGTGTTAAATCAAGCCCCGGAGTGGTTGCGTGGTTTTGTAGCGCGCGGCGTTAACGTCTCCCCACTACATCGCATTCGTTCCGGGCGGTTTGAGTCGTAG
- a CDS encoding heme-degrading domain-containing protein, which translates to MNIDDELHALSEQEATLAFTHFDAATAWELGAALKTAAERRGLSIAIEIQLAGQTLFYYAMPGATPDIADWVRRKRNLVNHFHKSSYAIGLRLQQRQTSLEERYGLSVRDYSVHGGAFPLNLAGLGCVGSISISGAPQKEDHQLLVSTLADFLGLPLPALH; encoded by the coding sequence ATGAATATCGACGATGAACTGCACGCGCTCAGCGAACAGGAAGCGACGCTGGCCTTTACGCATTTTGACGCCGCTACCGCCTGGGAGCTGGGCGCCGCGCTGAAAACCGCCGCCGAACGGCGCGGCCTGAGCATCGCCATCGAGATCCAACTCGCCGGGCAGACGCTGTTTTATTACGCCATGCCGGGCGCAACGCCGGACATCGCCGACTGGGTGCGGCGCAAACGCAATTTGGTGAACCATTTTCACAAAAGCTCTTACGCCATCGGCCTGCGCCTGCAGCAGCGGCAAACGTCGCTGGAGGAGCGTTACGGGCTGAGCGTGCGCGACTATTCGGTGCACGGCGGCGCCTTCCCGCTCAATCTCGCCGGCCTCGGCTGCGTCGGCAGCATCAGCATTTCCGGCGCGCCGCAGAAAGAAGATCACCAGCTGCTGGTGAGCACTTTAGCCGATTTTCTCGGCTTACCCTTACCCGCCCTTCACTAA
- the sirB1 gene encoding invasion regulator SirB1, translating into MSSIADFEFNTSPLSEGVILVSQSVRRDFPAADVERKLQQLVDEARAVVPADITQEQQLDALIELFYKTWGFGGASGVYRLSDAIWLDKVLEGRQGTPVSLGTIFLHIANALDLPLLPVIFPTQLILRADWLDEELWLINPLNGETLSEHQLEVWIKGNLGLGAELEDDDLDESENIMVVRKMLDTLKAALMEEKQLEMALRTSETVLCFDPEDPYEIRDRGLIYAQLECNHIAISDLNYFVEQCPEDPVSEVIKVQIHSIEPKQVTLH; encoded by the coding sequence ATGAGTAGCATTGCTGATTTTGAATTTAACACCTCGCCGCTGAGCGAAGGGGTGATCCTGGTGTCGCAGTCGGTGCGGCGCGATTTTCCCGCTGCCGACGTGGAGCGCAAGCTGCAACAGCTGGTGGACGAAGCGCGTGCGGTGGTGCCGGCCGATATCACTCAGGAGCAGCAACTGGATGCGCTCATTGAACTGTTCTACAAGACCTGGGGATTCGGCGGCGCCAGCGGCGTGTACCGCCTGTCGGACGCCATCTGGCTGGACAAGGTGCTGGAAGGGCGGCAGGGCACGCCGGTCTCGCTGGGCACCATTTTCCTGCACATCGCCAACGCGCTGGATCTGCCGCTGCTGCCGGTGATTTTCCCCACTCAGCTGATCCTGCGCGCCGACTGGCTGGACGAAGAGCTGTGGCTGATCAACCCGCTGAACGGCGAAACCCTGAGCGAGCACCAGCTGGAGGTGTGGATCAAGGGCAACCTGGGCTTGGGCGCCGAACTGGAAGACGACGATCTCGACGAGTCGGAGAACATCATGGTGGTGCGCAAGATGCTGGATACGCTGAAGGCTGCCCTGATGGAGGAAAAACAGCTGGAAATGGCGCTGCGCACCAGCGAAACGGTGCTGTGCTTCGATCCGGAAGATCCCTACGAGATCCGCGACCGCGGGCTGATTTACGCCCAGCTGGAGTGCAACCACATCGCGATTTCCGATCTCAACTATTTTGTCGAGCAGTGTCCTGAAGACCCGGTCAGCGAAGTGATCAAAGTACAGATCCACTCGATTGAGCCGAAACAGGTGACGCTGCATTAA
- the ychH gene encoding stress-induced protein YchH: MKRRNADRMGNFFMGLGLVVMIGGVGYSIIAEVSQFDLPQFFAHGAIMSIFVGALLWLVGARIGGREQVADRYWWVKHFDKRCRNDQHRSSH; this comes from the coding sequence ATGAAACGTAGAAACGCGGACAGAATGGGCAACTTTTTTATGGGGCTGGGGCTGGTCGTGATGATCGGCGGCGTCGGATACTCCATTATTGCTGAAGTATCCCAGTTCGATTTACCGCAATTTTTCGCCCACGGCGCCATCATGAGCATCTTCGTCGGCGCGCTGTTGTGGCTGGTGGGCGCGCGTATCGGCGGCCGCGAGCAGGTGGCGGATCGCTACTGGTGGGTAAAACACTTTGATAAACGGTGCCGTAACGACCAACATCGTTCGTCGCATTGA
- the prs gene encoding ribose-phosphate diphosphokinase produces the protein MPDMKLFAGNATPELAQRIANRLYTSLGDAAVGRFSDGEVSVQINENVRGGDIFIIQSTCAPTNDNLMELVVMVDALRRASAGRITAVIPYFGYARQDRRVRSARVPITAKVVADFLSSVGVDRVLTVDLHAEQIQGFFDVPVDNVFGSPILLEDMLQQNLENPIVVSPDIGGVVRARAIAKLLNDTDMAIIDKRRPRANVSQVMHIIGDVAGRDCVLVDDMIDTGGTLCKAAEALKERGAKRVFAYATHPIFSGNAVDNIKNSVIDEVIVCDTIPLSPEIKALKNVRTLTLSGMLAEAIRRISNEESISAMFEH, from the coding sequence GTGCCTGATATGAAGCTTTTTGCTGGTAACGCCACCCCGGAACTAGCACAACGTATTGCCAACCGTTTGTACACCAGCCTTGGTGACGCCGCTGTAGGTCGTTTTAGCGACGGCGAAGTGAGCGTGCAAATCAACGAAAATGTACGCGGCGGTGATATTTTCATCATCCAGTCCACCTGTGCCCCGACCAACGACAACCTGATGGAACTGGTTGTGATGGTCGACGCCCTGCGTCGCGCCTCCGCAGGTCGTATTACCGCCGTTATCCCTTACTTCGGCTATGCCCGCCAGGATCGCCGCGTGCGTTCCGCGCGTGTGCCAATCACCGCCAAGGTTGTCGCCGATTTCCTCTCCAGCGTAGGGGTTGACCGCGTTCTGACGGTGGATCTGCATGCTGAGCAGATTCAAGGCTTCTTCGACGTACCGGTAGACAACGTGTTCGGCAGCCCGATCCTGTTGGAAGACATGCTGCAGCAGAACCTGGAAAACCCGATCGTGGTTTCTCCGGACATCGGCGGCGTCGTGCGCGCCCGCGCCATCGCCAAACTGCTGAACGACACCGACATGGCCATCATCGACAAACGCCGCCCGCGCGCGAACGTTTCTCAGGTGATGCACATCATCGGTGACGTGGCAGGCCGCGACTGCGTGCTGGTCGACGACATGATCGACACCGGCGGCACCTTGTGTAAAGCGGCTGAAGCGTTGAAAGAACGCGGTGCCAAGCGCGTATTCGCCTACGCGACGCACCCGATCTTCTCCGGCAACGCCGTGGACAACATCAAGAACTCGGTGATTGATGAAGTGATCGTCTGCGACACCATTCCGCTGTCGCCGGAAATCAAGGCACTGAAAAACGTTCGCACTCTGACCCTGTCCGGCATGCTGGCTGAAGCCATCCGCCGCATCAGCAACGAAGAGTCGATCTCTGCGATGTTCGAGCATTGA
- the dauA gene encoding C4-dicarboxylic acid transporter DauA: MKTHEINRIRPFSALIDACWREPYSLARLLKDAIAGVTVGIIAIPLAMALAIASGVPPQYGLYTAAIAGIVIAVSGGSRYSVSGPTAAFVVILYPVSQQFGLAGLLVATLISGIFLLLMGLARFGRLIEYIPLPVTLGFTSGIAITIATMQIKDFFGLQLAHTPENYVGKLYALLQALPTLDLGDTLIGTVTLLILIFWPKLGLRVPGHLPALLAGTALMGLLTLFDHPVATIGSRFSYLLADGSSGQGIPPILPQLLLPWHLPGGGGQPFNLSWQTVSALLPAAFSMAMLGAIESLLCAVVLDGMTGKKHNSNSELIGQGAGNIIAPFFGGITATAAIARSAANVRAGATSPVSAIIHALLVLLALLVLAPWLSYLPLAAMAALLLMVAWNMSEAHKVVYLLRRAPKDDILVLLLCMSLTVLFDMVIAITVGIVLASLLFMRRIARMTRLSELSAGDGRLVLRVNGPLFFAAAERIFTELLARSEGYRTIVLQWDAVPVLDAGGLSALRRFIDVLPADKKLVITDVPFQPLKTLARARVQPIEGRLQFYPTLPEALAATEA, from the coding sequence ATGAAAACGCATGAAATAAACAGAATCCGCCCCTTCAGCGCGCTGATAGACGCCTGCTGGCGGGAACCTTATAGCCTGGCGCGGTTGCTGAAAGACGCCATCGCCGGGGTGACGGTCGGCATTATCGCCATCCCGCTGGCGATGGCACTGGCGATCGCCAGCGGCGTGCCGCCGCAGTACGGCCTGTATACCGCCGCCATCGCCGGCATCGTCATCGCCGTCAGCGGCGGTTCGCGCTACAGCGTCTCCGGCCCCACCGCCGCCTTCGTGGTGATCCTCTATCCGGTCTCGCAGCAGTTCGGCCTGGCCGGTCTGCTGGTCGCCACGCTGATCTCCGGCATATTTCTGCTGCTGATGGGGCTGGCGCGTTTTGGCCGGCTGATCGAGTACATTCCGCTGCCGGTGACGCTCGGCTTTACCTCCGGCATCGCCATCACCATCGCTACCATGCAGATCAAGGACTTCTTTGGCCTGCAGCTGGCGCACACGCCGGAAAATTACGTCGGCAAGCTGTACGCCTTGCTGCAAGCGCTGCCAACGCTGGATCTCGGCGATACGCTGATCGGTACGGTGACGCTGCTGATCCTGATCTTTTGGCCCAAACTCGGCCTGCGCGTGCCCGGCCACCTGCCGGCGCTGCTGGCGGGCACTGCGCTGATGGGGTTGCTGACCCTGTTTGACCACCCGGTGGCGACCATCGGCTCCCGCTTCAGCTACCTGCTGGCCGACGGCAGCAGCGGTCAGGGCATTCCGCCAATTCTGCCGCAGCTGCTGCTGCCCTGGCATCTGCCGGGCGGCGGCGGGCAACCGTTCAACCTGAGCTGGCAAACCGTTTCCGCGCTGCTGCCGGCGGCATTTTCAATGGCGATGCTCGGCGCGATTGAATCGCTGCTGTGCGCGGTGGTGCTCGACGGCATGACCGGCAAGAAGCATAACTCCAACAGTGAACTGATCGGCCAGGGCGCGGGCAACATCATTGCGCCGTTCTTCGGCGGCATCACCGCAACCGCCGCGATTGCCCGTTCGGCGGCCAACGTGCGCGCCGGCGCCACCTCGCCGGTGTCCGCCATCATCCACGCGCTGCTGGTGCTGTTGGCGCTGCTGGTGTTGGCGCCGTGGCTCTCGTATCTGCCGCTGGCGGCGATGGCGGCGTTGCTGCTGATGGTCGCCTGGAACATGAGCGAGGCGCACAAGGTGGTTTATCTGCTGCGCCGGGCGCCGAAGGACGACATTTTGGTGCTGCTGCTGTGCATGTCGCTGACGGTGCTGTTCGACATGGTGATCGCCATTACCGTCGGTATCGTGCTGGCTTCGCTGCTGTTCATGCGCCGCATCGCCCGCATGACGCGGCTGAGCGAGCTGAGCGCCGGCGACGGCCGTCTGGTGCTGCGGGTGAATGGCCCGCTGTTCTTCGCCGCCGCCGAGCGCATCTTCACCGAACTGCTGGCGCGCAGTGAGGGCTACCGGACGATCGTGCTGCAGTGGGATGCGGTGCCGGTGCTCGACGCCGGCGGCCTGAGCGCCCTGCGGCGCTTTATTGACGTGCTGCCGGCGGACAAGAAACTGGTGATCACCGATGTGCCGTTCCAGCCGCTGAAAACCCTGGCGCGCGCGCGGGTGCAGCCGATCGAGGGCCGCCTGCAGTTCTACCCGACGCTGCCGGAAGCGCTGGCGGCCACCGAGGCCTAA
- a CDS encoding SirB2 family protein codes for MMTAYTALKHFHLLTVAISITLFVLRFFWQWRRSPIMGRRWVKIAPHLNDTLLFVSGIALVVTFGFYPLLGMDSWLTEKLFGVIIYILLGYVALGKKTKSQRLRTVAFVLALGCLYLIIKLATTKIPFLMGYL; via the coding sequence ATCATGACTGCATACACCGCGTTGAAACATTTCCATTTGCTGACGGTCGCCATCAGTATTACCTTGTTTGTGCTGCGTTTCTTTTGGCAGTGGCGCCGCTCGCCGATCATGGGTCGCCGCTGGGTCAAGATAGCGCCGCACCTGAACGACACGCTGCTGTTCGTCAGCGGCATCGCGCTGGTGGTGACGTTCGGGTTTTATCCGCTGCTGGGTATGGACTCATGGCTGACCGAGAAGCTGTTTGGCGTTATTATCTATATCCTGCTTGGCTACGTCGCATTGGGCAAGAAGACCAAAAGTCAGCGTCTGCGAACCGTGGCGTTCGTGCTGGCCTTGGGCTGTCTGTATCTGATAATTAAACTTGCCACGACGAAAATACCGTTTCTGATGGGATACCTATGA
- the prmC gene encoding peptide chain release factor N(5)-glutamine methyltransferase, protein MDYQHWLQAAAARLTHSDSARRDAEILLGFVTGKARTFLMAFGETLLTPPQQQQLETLLARRERGEPVAYLVGEREFWSLPLSVSPATLIPRPDTECLVELALARLPPQPCHFLDLGTGTGAIALALASERPDCSAVGVDVQPDAVALAQHNAHKLKIDNVRFLQGSWFTPVAGQRFALIASNPPYIDAADPHLSQGDVRFEPGSALVAAEHGLADLAAIVRQAPHYLQPQGWLLLEHGWQQGESVRTLLQTAGFSAVATHRDYGDNDRVTLGQWPG, encoded by the coding sequence ATGGATTATCAACACTGGCTGCAAGCCGCCGCCGCGCGTTTGACCCACAGCGACAGCGCCCGGCGCGACGCGGAAATCCTGTTGGGTTTCGTGACCGGCAAGGCCAGAACCTTCCTGATGGCGTTCGGTGAAACCTTGCTGACGCCGCCGCAGCAACAGCAGTTGGAAACGCTGCTGGCGCGCCGCGAACGCGGTGAGCCGGTGGCCTATCTGGTGGGCGAGCGCGAGTTTTGGTCGCTGCCGCTGTCGGTCTCGCCCGCAACGTTGATCCCGCGCCCGGATACCGAATGCCTGGTGGAGCTGGCGCTGGCGCGCCTGCCGCCGCAACCCTGTCATTTCCTCGATCTCGGCACCGGCACCGGCGCCATCGCGCTGGCGCTGGCCAGCGAGCGCCCGGATTGTTCGGCAGTCGGCGTCGATGTGCAGCCGGATGCGGTCGCGCTGGCGCAGCACAACGCGCACAAGCTGAAGATCGACAACGTCCGATTCTTGCAGGGCAGCTGGTTTACGCCCGTCGCGGGGCAACGCTTCGCGCTTATCGCCAGCAATCCGCCCTATATCGACGCCGCCGATCCGCATTTGTCGCAGGGCGACGTGCGCTTCGAGCCGGGCAGTGCGCTGGTCGCCGCCGAGCATGGCTTGGCGGATCTGGCCGCCATCGTGCGCCAGGCGCCGCACTATCTGCAGCCGCAGGGCTGGCTGCTGTTGGAACATGGCTGGCAGCAGGGTGAGAGCGTGCGCACGCTGCTGCAGACCGCCGGATTTTCCGCTGTCGCCACCCACCGTGATTACGGCGACAACGACCGTGTGACGCTCGGCCAATGGCCGGGATAA